One stretch of Agelaius phoeniceus isolate bAgePho1 chromosome 15, bAgePho1.hap1, whole genome shotgun sequence DNA includes these proteins:
- the BNIP1 gene encoding vesicle transport protein SEC20 — MAAAAAAVPLRVCHQEIVKFDLEIKAAVQDIRDCPGPLSALTELNAAVKEKFRHLRGRIQELEQMAKEQDKESEKQALLREVENHKKQMLSNQAAWRKANLACKIAIDNSEKDQLLQGRDILRQRKTTKESLAESASNITESLMGISRMMSQQVQQSEETVQTLANSSRTILEANEEFKSMSGTIQLGRKLITKYNRRELTDKLLIFLALALFLATVLYILKKRLFPFL; from the exons atggcggcggcggccgcggcggtGCCGCTGCGGGTCTGCCACCAGGAGATCGTCAAGTTCGACCTGGAGATCAAAGCGGCCGTGCAG GACATCCGGGACTGCCCGGGGCCGCTCAGCGCCCTCACGGAGCTCAATGCCGCCGTGAAGGAGAAGTTCCGACACCTCCGCGGCCGCATCCAG gagctggagcagatggCCAAGGAGCAGGACAAGGAGTCGGAGAAACAAGCCTTGCTGCGGGAGGTGGAGAACCACAAGAAGCAAATGCTCAG CAACCAGGCAGCCTGGAGAAAGGCAAATCTGGCCTGCAAAATTGCTATTGACAACTCTGAGAAAgatcagctgctgcagggaagagaCATCTTGAGACAAAG gaaGACCACAAAGGAAAGTCTGGCAGAGAGTGCAAGCAACATCACAGAGAGTCTGATGGGCATCAGCAGGATGATGTCCCAGCAGGTGCAGCAGAGTGAGGAGACTGTGCAGACCTTAG CCAATTCTTCCCGAACCATCCTGGAAGCAAATGAGGAATTCAAGTCCATGTCTGGCACCATCCAGCTGGGGAGGAAGCTGATCACCAAGTACAACCGCCGGGAGCTGACGGACAAACTCCTCATCTTCCTGGCCCTCGCCCTCTTCCTGGCCACAGTGCTCTACATCCTCAAAAAGAGACTCTTCCCCTTTTTGTAA